A single window of Polaribacter sp. SA4-10 DNA harbors:
- the dnaA gene encoding chromosomal replication initiator protein DnaA has protein sequence MTITADSVWIECLSFIKDNIKPQAYKTWFEPIKPVKLSGEALTIQVPSKFFYEWLEEHYIKLLRVALVRQLGNDAKLIYDVKMENNYSSNRPQIVKIPSSNRDPLKPQKVTIPLESNKRELRNPFVIPGLQKVKIESQLNPNYNFDNFIEGDSNRLARSAGMAVANKPGGTSFNPLLIYGGVGLGKTHLSHAIGVNIKDKYPDKTVLYISSEKFTQQFIDSVKSNTRNDFIHFYQMIDVLIIDDVQFLSGKAGTQDVFFHIFNHLHQNGKQVILTSDKAPVDMQDIEQRLLSRFKWGLSAELQAPDYETRISILQNKLYRDGVEMPEEIVEYIAKNIKSNVRELEGVIISMIAQASFNRREFSIELAKQIVDKFVKNTKKEVSIDYIQKEVSKYFDMDVATLQSKTRKRHIVQARQLAMFFAKRLTKTSLASIGNQIGQRDHATVLHACKTVDNLTETDKQFRKYVDDLTKKLTF, from the coding sequence ATGACTATAACTGCTGATTCAGTGTGGATTGAATGTTTATCTTTTATAAAAGATAACATAAAGCCACAAGCATACAAAACCTGGTTTGAACCAATAAAGCCAGTAAAACTTTCAGGAGAAGCGTTGACAATACAAGTACCTAGTAAATTTTTTTACGAATGGTTAGAAGAACATTATATTAAATTATTAAGAGTTGCATTAGTAAGACAATTAGGAAATGATGCCAAATTGATTTACGATGTTAAAATGGAAAATAATTACAGTAGTAATAGACCACAAATTGTAAAAATTCCTAGTTCTAATAGAGATCCATTAAAACCACAAAAAGTTACAATTCCTTTAGAATCTAATAAAAGAGAATTGAGAAATCCTTTTGTAATTCCAGGGTTGCAAAAAGTAAAAATAGAATCACAATTAAATCCTAATTATAATTTCGATAATTTTATTGAAGGAGATTCTAATAGATTAGCCCGTTCTGCAGGTATGGCAGTTGCCAATAAGCCAGGAGGGACCTCTTTTAATCCATTATTAATTTACGGTGGAGTTGGTTTAGGGAAAACGCATTTATCGCATGCAATTGGTGTTAATATTAAAGATAAATATCCAGACAAAACAGTTTTGTATATTTCATCAGAAAAATTTACACAACAATTTATAGATTCTGTAAAATCGAATACAAGAAATGATTTTATTCATTTCTATCAAATGATAGATGTATTAATTATTGATGATGTTCAATTCTTATCAGGAAAAGCAGGAACGCAAGATGTTTTCTTCCATATATTTAATCATTTACATCAAAATGGAAAGCAGGTAATTTTAACTTCAGATAAAGCACCTGTAGATATGCAAGATATTGAGCAACGCTTATTATCTCGTTTTAAATGGGGATTATCTGCAGAATTACAAGCACCAGATTATGAAACTAGAATCTCTATCTTACAAAATAAATTGTATAGAGATGGTGTAGAAATGCCAGAAGAAATTGTAGAATATATTGCAAAAAATATAAAATCTAACGTTAGAGAATTAGAAGGAGTTATTATTTCTATGATTGCTCAGGCTTCTTTTAATAGAAGAGAATTTTCTATAGAATTAGCAAAACAGATTGTAGACAAGTTTGTAAAGAATACAAAGAAAGAAGTTTCTATAGATTATATTCAGAAAGAAGTATCTAAGTATTTTGATATGGATGTTGCTACTTTACAATCTAAAACACGTAAACGTCACATTGTTCAAGCGCGTCAATTAGCTATGTTTTTTGCTAAAAGATTAACGAAGACGTCTTTAGCTAGTATTGGAAATCAAATAGGTCAAAGAGATCATGCAACTGTATTACATGCGTGTAAAACAGTAGATAATTTGACTGAAACTGATAAACAATTTAGAAAATACGTAGACGATCTTACAAAGAAGTTAACGTTCTAA
- a CDS encoding low molecular weight protein-tyrosine-phosphatase, with the protein MIKVLMVCLGNICRSPLAEGILQSKVDSTKIVVDSAGTAAYHVGNLPDERAIEVARNYGINITGQSARKFTVIDFDTFDFIYAMDDSNYQNILSLARNSRDEEKVQLILKVSNSTEKLNVPDPYYGGKGGFENVYKMLDEACTIISKKL; encoded by the coding sequence ATGATAAAAGTACTAATGGTTTGTTTGGGGAATATTTGTCGCTCTCCATTGGCAGAAGGTATTTTACAATCTAAAGTAGATTCAACTAAAATAGTTGTAGATTCTGCAGGAACAGCAGCTTATCATGTTGGTAATTTACCAGATGAACGCGCTATAGAAGTTGCTAGAAATTACGGCATCAATATTACAGGTCAAAGCGCTAGAAAGTTTACTGTAATTGATTTTGATACCTTTGACTTTATTTATGCGATGGATGATAGTAATTATCAAAATATTTTAAGTTTAGCAAGAAATAGTAGAGATGAGGAGAAGGTTCAATTAATTTTGAAGGTATCAAATTCTACTGAAAAATTGAATGTTCCAGATCCTTATTATGGAGGAAAAGGTGGATTTGAAAATGTTTATAAAATGCTAGATGAAGCTTGTACTATAATATCAAAAAAACTATAA
- a CDS encoding SAM-dependent methyltransferase, whose protein sequence is MLGKLYLIPTTLGDTEPLEVMPLSVKKVVEQIDYYIVENEKSARRFIKKISPKKSQPSLQIMLLDKYAEELETRTYLDVCKQGINVGLLSEAGVPAIADPGASIVKMAHQNNIQVVPLVGPSSILMAMMSSGMNGQNFAFNGYLPIDKAERKKAIKDLEKLSKDKGQSQIFIETPYRNEKMFADLKAALTPTTSLCIASDITLSTEYIKTMLVSEWKHQQPDLHKKPAIFIIQK, encoded by the coding sequence ATGCTTGGTAAACTTTATTTAATTCCTACAACTTTAGGAGATACAGAACCTTTAGAAGTAATGCCTTTATCAGTTAAAAAAGTGGTTGAGCAAATTGATTATTATATTGTTGAGAATGAAAAATCAGCAAGAAGGTTTATCAAAAAAATCTCACCTAAAAAATCGCAACCTTCATTGCAAATAATGTTGTTAGATAAATATGCAGAAGAGTTAGAAACTAGAACATATTTAGATGTTTGTAAGCAAGGAATAAATGTTGGTTTACTTTCTGAAGCTGGTGTACCTGCAATTGCAGATCCTGGAGCAAGTATTGTAAAAATGGCACATCAAAATAATATACAAGTTGTTCCGTTAGTTGGGCCAAGTTCTATTTTAATGGCGATGATGAGTTCTGGAATGAATGGGCAAAACTTTGCTTTTAATGGCTATTTACCAATAGACAAGGCCGAAAGAAAGAAAGCGATTAAAGATTTAGAGAAATTGTCTAAAGACAAAGGTCAATCTCAGATTTTTATAGAAACGCCTTATAGAAATGAAAAGATGTTTGCAGATTTAAAAGCAGCTTTAACGCCAACTACTAGTTTATGTATTGCTTCTGATATTACTTTATCAACAGAATACATTAAAACAATGTTAGTTAGTGAATGGAAACATCAACAACCAGATTTACATAAAAAGCCTGCTATTTTTATTATTCAGAAGTAA
- a CDS encoding peptidoglycan-binding protein LysM gives MNATSVDVKTVSFPKYINYNIPYLQKNFVGFKEAVAFKESQGKYTVVNTLGYLGKYQFGRTTLERFKIYNTQEFLRNPELQEKAFAAYCSVNKWILRKDIKRSVGKTINGIKITESGILAAAHLSGAGNVKKFLRSNGNKRFSDAYGSSIQSYLKKFAGYNVSNVIADRLATI, from the coding sequence ATCAACGCAACTTCTGTTGATGTAAAAACCGTTTCATTTCCAAAATACATTAATTATAACATTCCTTATTTACAAAAAAACTTTGTAGGTTTTAAAGAAGCTGTTGCTTTTAAAGAATCTCAAGGAAAGTATACTGTTGTAAATACTTTAGGATATTTAGGTAAATATCAATTTGGAAGAACAACCTTAGAGAGGTTTAAAATTTACAATACACAAGAATTTTTAAGAAATCCAGAATTACAAGAAAAAGCATTTGCTGCTTATTGTTCTGTTAATAAATGGATTTTAAGAAAAGACATTAAACGTTCAGTTGGTAAAACCATCAACGGAATTAAAATTACCGAGTCTGGTATTTTAGCTGCTGCTCATTTAAGTGGAGCTGGAAATGTAAAAAAATTCTTACGAAGTAATGGAAATAAGCGTTTTTCAGATGCTTATGGTTCTAGTATTCAATCTTACTTAAAAAAGTTTGCGGGTTATAATGTATCAAATGTTATAGCAGATAGATTAGCGACTATTTAA
- a CDS encoding DUF2279 domain-containing protein, with product MKKLFFYFLFIFFSLSNLAQTSTFYKKSDTLNVHRRNAIILSESIFAVGTVLAINQLWYKNYPRSGFHFTNDNNQWKQMDKVGHFMTSYYVGKVGMELLNWAGVSKKNQLIYGATFGFAGLTIMEILDGFSEEWGASSGDILANAAGTGLLIGQELLWDEQRIAVKYSFHQTGFAKQRPTTFGENFLQQAIKDYNGQTYWLSANIWSFNKESTFPKWLNLAIGYGAEGMLYGENSPSNLAPQAPYRQFYLSLDLDLTKVKTNSEFLKYIFSAVNFIKIPAPTFEINTKGRIKFHYLYF from the coding sequence ATGAAAAAATTGTTTTTCTACTTCCTGTTCATCTTCTTTTCTTTATCAAACCTTGCGCAAACTTCAACATTTTATAAAAAATCTGATACTTTAAATGTTCATAGAAGAAATGCTATCATACTTTCTGAAAGTATTTTTGCTGTAGGAACAGTACTCGCAATAAATCAACTTTGGTATAAAAATTATCCTCGTTCTGGTTTTCATTTTACAAATGATAATAACCAATGGAAACAAATGGATAAAGTTGGTCATTTTATGACTTCTTACTATGTTGGTAAAGTAGGAATGGAATTGTTAAATTGGGCCGGAGTTTCTAAAAAGAACCAACTAATTTACGGGGCAACTTTTGGTTTTGCTGGTTTAACAATTATGGAAATTTTAGATGGTTTTTCTGAAGAATGGGGAGCTTCTTCTGGTGACATTTTAGCAAATGCTGCAGGAACAGGTTTACTAATTGGTCAAGAATTGCTTTGGGATGAACAAAGAATTGCTGTAAAATACTCTTTTCATCAAACTGGTTTTGCAAAACAAAGACCTACTACTTTTGGAGAAAACTTTTTACAACAAGCTATAAAAGATTATAATGGACAAACTTATTGGCTTTCTGCTAATATTTGGTCTTTTAACAAGGAAAGTACCTTTCCAAAATGGCTGAATTTAGCAATTGGTTATGGAGCAGAAGGAATGTTATATGGAGAAAACTCACCATCAAACCTAGCACCACAAGCTCCTTACAGACAATTTTATTTGAGTTTAGATCTAGATTTGACAAAAGTAAAGACAAATTCGGAATTCTTAAAATATATCTTTTCTGCTGTTAATTTCATAAAAATACCAGCTCCAACATTTGAGATTAACACAAAAGGACGAATTAAATTCCATTATTTATATTTTTAG
- the mltG gene encoding endolytic transglycosylase MltG, translated as MSKKFIYTVIATIVLIGGIITYNYYQKVFGTTITKDAVLYVKSTDSLLDIKNNITDYSKHLNTFLLVAAKKNFSNPKAGRYILKEGMSNNDLVNLLRSGNQTPVKLSFNNQDTLEKLAGRIAAQLETDSISLLNTFKDKAFLSKNNLTEKSVLQIFIPNSYEFYWTTSPEKFRNKILREYNRFWNESRLQKAKDLNLSKDEVITLASIVQKETAQKSERPIVAGLYLNRLKNGWPLQADPTIIYCIKEKKGQGYAVKRVLTADLEIKSPYNTYKNKGLPPTLIAMPDISAIDGVLNAQQHNYYYMCANVEKLGYHAFASSLSQHNRNAAKYHNWLNKQGVNR; from the coding sequence TTGAGTAAAAAATTTATATACACAGTTATCGCTACCATTGTTTTAATTGGTGGAATTATAACATACAACTACTATCAAAAAGTATTTGGTACAACAATTACAAAAGACGCGGTACTTTATGTAAAATCTACAGATAGTTTATTAGATATTAAAAATAATATTACAGATTACTCTAAACACCTTAATACTTTTCTTTTAGTTGCTGCCAAGAAAAATTTTTCGAACCCAAAAGCTGGTCGATACATCTTAAAAGAAGGAATGTCTAATAATGATCTTGTAAACCTTTTAAGAAGTGGTAATCAAACTCCTGTAAAATTATCTTTTAACAATCAAGATACTTTAGAAAAATTAGCGGGTAGAATTGCGGCACAATTAGAAACTGATTCTATTTCTCTTCTAAATACCTTTAAAGATAAAGCCTTTTTATCAAAAAATAACCTGACAGAAAAATCAGTATTACAAATCTTTATTCCTAATAGTTATGAGTTTTATTGGACTACTTCTCCAGAAAAATTTAGAAATAAAATTTTAAGAGAATACAATCGTTTTTGGAATGAAAGTAGATTACAGAAAGCAAAAGATTTAAACTTATCTAAAGATGAAGTAATTACGTTGGCTTCTATTGTTCAGAAAGAAACTGCACAAAAATCTGAAAGACCAATTGTTGCAGGTTTGTATTTAAATAGATTAAAAAATGGTTGGCCATTGCAAGCAGACCCAACAATTATATATTGTATTAAAGAAAAGAAAGGACAAGGTTACGCGGTAAAAAGAGTGTTAACTGCAGATTTAGAAATTAAATCGCCTTACAATACGTATAAAAATAAAGGCTTACCTCCTACTTTAATAGCAATGCCAGATATTTCTGCTATAGATGGTGTATTAAACGCACAGCAACATAACTATTATTATATGTGTGCAAATGTAGAAAAATTAGGCTATCACGCTTTTGCTAGTTCGCTTTCTCAGCACAATAGAAATGCAGCAAAATATCATAATTGGTTAAATAAACAAGGTGTAAATAGGTAA
- a CDS encoding GNAT family N-acetyltransferase, translating into MSLCGEKINLRALEPEDLDFLYQIENNESFWEISHTKTPFSKYILKQYIENAHLDIFEAKQLRLIIEVKSTKKQIGMIDLFDFNPMHKRAGIGILIHPDFQQNGFASESLSLLINYSFSHLNLHQLFANITLDNIKSVSLFNKHNFKEVGIKKDWILSEGKFIHEVLFQLIKD; encoded by the coding sequence ATGAGCCTCTGTGGTGAAAAAATAAACTTACGCGCTTTAGAACCCGAAGATTTAGACTTTCTATATCAAATAGAAAACAATGAATCTTTTTGGGAAATAAGTCATACTAAAACTCCTTTTTCTAAATATATTTTGAAACAATATATAGAAAATGCACATTTAGATATTTTTGAAGCAAAGCAACTGCGCTTAATTATTGAAGTAAAATCAACAAAAAAACAAATAGGAATGATTGATTTGTTCGATTTTAATCCTATGCATAAAAGAGCAGGAATTGGCATTCTAATACATCCAGACTTTCAACAAAACGGTTTTGCTTCTGAATCATTATCACTTTTGATTAATTATTCGTTTTCTCATTTAAATTTGCATCAATTATTTGCAAATATTACTTTAGACAATATTAAAAGCGTGTCACTTTTCAACAAACACAACTTCAAAGAAGTAGGCATTAAAAAGGATTGGATTTTATCCGAAGGAAAATTTATTCATGAAGTTTTGTTTCAATTGATAAAAGACTAA
- a CDS encoding GxxExxY protein has translation MAITKQYLNEITYSFLGCCINVYKELGTSLLENVYHQCLIEELKYEGITYLSKLEIPKKYRGKVIEAKLRADLLIEDCLVVELKSVREIQPIFEAQLITYMHLLKAPKGILVNFNCLNIFKDGQKTFINDIFRELPK, from the coding sequence ATGGCAATAACGAAACAATATTTAAATGAAATTACTTATTCTTTTTTAGGGTGCTGTATAAATGTTTATAAAGAATTGGGAACTAGTTTATTAGAAAATGTTTATCATCAATGTTTAATTGAAGAATTAAAATATGAAGGTATAACTTATTTATCAAAATTAGAGATTCCTAAAAAATATAGAGGAAAAGTAATAGAAGCAAAATTAAGAGCTGATTTACTAATTGAAGATTGTTTAGTTGTAGAATTAAAATCAGTAAGAGAAATTCAACCTATATTTGAGGCACAATTGATAACTTATATGCATTTATTGAAAGCACCAAAAGGAATTTTAGTAAACTTTAATTGCCTGAATATTTTTAAAGATGGACAGAAGACTTTTATAAATGATATTTTTAGAGAATTACCAAAATAA
- the dapF gene encoding diaminopimelate epimerase: MNIEFYKYQGTGNDFVMIDNRAKKFPKENINVISHVCNRHFGIGADGIILIENDDNFDFKMIYFNADGTQTFCGNGGRCAVAFAKHLEIINSETKFIAVDGAHLAEIENGIVSLKMIDVDKVEVYENHVFAYTGTQHHVELVANLDNFPVFEKGKEIRSSYKNPGSNVNFVEQKDATTFRVRTYEKGVEDETLACGTGATAVAIAMHKTGKTKNNIIQLPVEGGNLEVSFTEENGVYTNVFLKGPAAFVFKGNITV; the protein is encoded by the coding sequence ATGAATATAGAATTTTACAAATATCAAGGAACAGGAAATGATTTTGTTATGATAGATAACAGAGCAAAAAAATTTCCAAAGGAGAACATTAATGTTATTTCACATGTATGTAACAGACATTTTGGAATTGGCGCAGATGGCATTATTTTAATTGAAAATGATGATAATTTCGATTTTAAAATGATTTACTTTAATGCTGATGGGACTCAGACTTTTTGTGGCAACGGAGGAAGATGTGCAGTGGCTTTTGCAAAACATTTAGAAATTATTAATTCTGAAACAAAGTTTATTGCTGTTGATGGAGCACATTTGGCTGAAATTGAAAATGGAATTGTTTCTTTAAAAATGATAGATGTTGATAAAGTAGAAGTTTATGAAAACCATGTTTTTGCATATACAGGAACACAACATCATGTTGAACTGGTTGCTAATTTAGATAATTTCCCTGTTTTTGAAAAAGGAAAGGAAATTAGATCTTCTTACAAAAACCCTGGCAGTAATGTAAATTTTGTTGAACAAAAAGATGCGACTACTTTTAGAGTTAGAACTTATGAAAAAGGTGTTGAAGATGAGACTTTAGCTTGTGGAACAGGAGCAACAGCAGTTGCCATTGCAATGCATAAAACAGGAAAAACAAAAAACAATATCATACAATTACCTGTTGAAGGTGGAAATTTAGAGGTTTCATTCACTGAAGAAAATGGAGTTTATACAAATGTATTTTTAAAAGGACCCGCAGCATTTGTTTTTAAAGGAAATATTACTGTGTAA
- a CDS encoding trypsin-like peptidase domain-containing protein — translation MKKFFSFLGIAILGGALTLGGYKMLFNEQVIIERTIEQPMQTVQANYKSTLNTAVTNAISTDFTVAAEKSVHAVVHVKNTAIKTQVNPLDLFFGNNNNGREYKQIGTGSGVIISSDGYIVTNNHVIDSASDIEITLNNKKKYKAELIGTDKENDIALLKINAELDLPYIPFANSDNIKVGEWVLAVGNPYNLTSTVTAGIVSAKGRDLEGNSAIDSFIQTDAAVNPGNSGGALVNTRGELVGINTAITSKTGSFIGYSFAVPSNIAKKVIDDLLEFGAVQEAVLGINIDSSDADIEGVKIGGLSEGSGAEKSGLKSGDIITKVNNVKISKFSELRGQLTAKRPGEFVDITVIRDGEFMTKKVELSKKDTFVSRSFNIILKDLTKKERNTYNLKGGAKIVRNANKSLDYYGVKEGYIIIEINKKVVSNASEAAKILDTSNTNGTPVYIEVINLEGERERYAFR, via the coding sequence ATGAAGAAATTTTTTAGTTTTTTGGGAATCGCAATTCTAGGAGGAGCACTAACTTTAGGTGGTTATAAAATGTTATTTAATGAGCAAGTAATTATAGAAAGAACTATTGAGCAGCCGATGCAAACTGTTCAAGCAAATTATAAGTCTACTTTAAATACAGCTGTTACAAATGCTATTTCTACAGATTTTACTGTAGCTGCAGAAAAATCTGTTCATGCTGTTGTTCACGTTAAAAATACAGCAATTAAAACACAAGTAAATCCGTTAGATCTGTTCTTTGGAAATAATAATAATGGTAGAGAATACAAGCAAATTGGCACAGGTAGTGGTGTAATTATTTCTTCTGATGGATATATTGTTACAAATAACCATGTTATTGATAGTGCAAGTGACATTGAAATTACTTTAAATAATAAGAAAAAATACAAGGCTGAATTAATTGGTACCGATAAAGAGAATGACATTGCATTATTAAAAATTAATGCAGAGTTGGATTTACCTTATATTCCTTTTGCAAACTCAGACAATATTAAAGTAGGAGAATGGGTGTTAGCAGTTGGTAATCCGTATAATTTAACATCTACCGTTACAGCTGGTATTGTGAGTGCAAAGGGAAGAGATTTAGAAGGTAATTCTGCAATTGATTCTTTTATTCAGACAGATGCAGCTGTAAATCCTGGAAATAGTGGTGGAGCTTTAGTAAATACAAGAGGAGAATTGGTTGGAATTAATACTGCAATTACGTCTAAAACAGGTTCCTTTATTGGGTATTCTTTTGCAGTTCCGTCTAACATTGCTAAAAAAGTTATTGATGATTTATTAGAGTTTGGAGCTGTACAAGAAGCTGTTTTAGGAATTAATATTGATTCTTCTGATGCAGATATAGAAGGTGTTAAAATTGGGGGTTTATCTGAAGGAAGTGGAGCAGAAAAATCTGGATTAAAATCTGGAGATATTATAACGAAAGTGAATAACGTAAAAATCTCTAAATTTTCTGAACTTCGAGGCCAATTAACAGCAAAAAGACCAGGAGAATTTGTAGATATTACGGTTATAAGAGATGGAGAATTTATGACTAAAAAAGTTGAACTAAGTAAAAAAGATACTTTTGTCTCAAGAAGTTTTAATATTATTTTAAAAGACCTTACAAAAAAAGAGCGAAATACTTATAATTTAAAAGGAGGAGCAAAAATTGTAAGAAATGCCAATAAAAGCTTAGATTATTATGGTGTAAAAGAAGGTTATATTATTATTGAAATCAATAAAAAAGTAGTTTCTAATGCCTCAGAAGCCGCAAAAATTTTGGATACTTCTAATACAAATGGAACCCCTGTTTATATTGAGGTAATTAATTTAGAAGGAGAAAGAGAGCGTTATGCTTTTAGATAA
- a CDS encoding glyceraldehyde-3-phosphate dehydrogenase — MKTLVNYNKEVLLQTDTRRATVEFINIVNDLWYDKSIELVLFRNPLVDKRASEVLNLIEYAREFVSKPISIHDALAIAKAIQQLELPSSKLDIGKLAYECHLNPKKCVDKVAFVKDKLKGATKAINIEPKDVVLYGFGRIGRLLARELMCKMGKGSQLRLRAIVTRGEINETVLEKRASLLSIDSVHGDFLGTVQVDAENDALIINGTTVYMISANQPEDIDYTKYGINNALIIDNTGAFRDDVALKRHLVAKGASKVLLTAPGKGVPNIVHGVNHIQHSPDKVDIFSAASCTTNAITPILKVLEDNFGIKKGHLETIHAYTNDQNLVDNMHSKYRRGRAAALNMVITETGAGKAVAKALPSLEGKLTSNAIRVPVPNGSLAILSLQLRRPVTTDVVNAIIKKYALEGDLVEQIKYSLDNELVSSDIIGSTAPSIFDSKATITDGDSVVIYIWYDNEYGYSHQVMRLAKHIAKVRRFTYY; from the coding sequence ATGAAGACATTAGTAAATTATAACAAAGAAGTTTTATTACAAACAGATACAAGAAGGGCTACTGTAGAGTTTATCAATATTGTAAACGATTTATGGTATGATAAATCCATAGAACTTGTCTTGTTTAGAAATCCATTAGTAGATAAAAGAGCTAGTGAGGTTTTAAATTTAATAGAATACGCTAGAGAATTTGTGAGTAAACCAATCTCAATTCATGATGCTTTGGCTATTGCAAAAGCAATTCAGCAATTAGAATTACCATCATCAAAATTAGATATAGGTAAGTTGGCTTATGAATGTCACTTAAACCCTAAAAAATGCGTTGATAAAGTTGCATTTGTAAAAGACAAGTTAAAAGGCGCTACAAAAGCTATAAATATTGAACCAAAAGATGTTGTTTTATATGGTTTTGGGAGAATTGGGCGTTTATTAGCAAGAGAATTAATGTGTAAAATGGGTAAAGGTTCTCAATTACGATTAAGAGCAATTGTAACTCGTGGAGAAATTAATGAAACTGTTTTAGAAAAAAGAGCTTCTTTATTAAGTATCGATTCTGTTCATGGAGATTTTCTAGGAACTGTTCAAGTAGATGCAGAAAATGATGCCTTAATTATAAACGGAACAACAGTTTATATGATTTCTGCTAATCAACCAGAAGATATAGATTATACAAAATACGGAATAAATAACGCTTTAATTATAGATAATACTGGCGCTTTTAGAGATGATGTTGCTTTAAAAAGACATTTAGTTGCAAAAGGCGCAAGTAAAGTTTTATTAACTGCACCAGGAAAAGGAGTTCCAAATATTGTTCATGGCGTAAATCATATACAACACAGTCCAGATAAAGTAGATATTTTTTCAGCAGCTTCTTGTACAACAAATGCAATTACACCTATTTTAAAAGTTTTAGAAGATAATTTCGGAATTAAAAAAGGACATTTAGAAACGATTCATGCATATACAAATGACCAAAATTTGGTAGACAATATGCACAGTAAATACAGAAGAGGAAGAGCTGCAGCTTTAAATATGGTAATTACAGAAACTGGCGCAGGAAAGGCAGTTGCAAAAGCATTGCCATCATTAGAAGGTAAATTAACTTCAAATGCAATTAGAGTTCCTGTTCCTAATGGTTCTTTAGCAATTTTAAGTTTACAATTAAGAAGACCCGTAACTACAGATGTTGTAAATGCAATTATAAAAAAATACGCGTTAGAAGGAGATTTAGTAGAGCAAATTAAATATTCTTTAGATAATGAGTTGGTTTCTTCAGATATTATTGGCTCAACTGCGCCTTCAATTTTTGATAGTAAAGCAACAATTACAGATGGAGATTCAGTAGTGATTTATATCTGGTATGATAATGAATACGGCTATTCGCACCAAGTAATGCGTTTGGCAAAACACATAGCAAAAGTTAGAAGATTTACATATTATTAG
- a CDS encoding DsrE/DsrF/DrsH-like family protein, with translation MGKTKVRKMLFILSKATIENVYAAFIMANGARMEGIESEIFFTFFGLEAIQKKKLEHLHVATVGNPAMHIPTMLGGLPGMEAFATKMMKKEMEKLDMPPIGEFLEILSDSGCKLWACKLAVEMFHLEEKDLIDDLDGILTIGDFYNRADEDNTHLLFI, from the coding sequence ATGGGAAAAACAAAAGTTAGAAAAATGCTTTTCATTTTATCTAAAGCAACGATAGAAAATGTGTATGCTGCTTTTATTATGGCAAATGGAGCAAGAATGGAAGGTATTGAGTCAGAAATATTTTTTACTTTCTTTGGATTAGAAGCAATTCAGAAGAAAAAATTAGAACATTTACATGTAGCAACTGTTGGTAACCCTGCAATGCACATACCAACAATGTTAGGAGGTTTACCAGGAATGGAAGCTTTTGCTACAAAAATGATGAAAAAAGAAATGGAGAAATTAGACATGCCTCCTATTGGTGAGTTCTTAGAAATTTTATCAGATTCTGGATGTAAACTTTGGGCTTGTAAATTAGCTGTTGAAATGTTTCATTTAGAAGAAAAAGACTTGATTGATGATTTAGATGGAATTTTAACAATTGGAGATTTTTACAATAGAGCAGATGAAGATAATACTCATTTACTTTTTATCTAA
- a CDS encoding TusE/DsrC/DsvC family sulfur relay protein — MEQVLAGIKIIVSDDGYLSDFSQWNKGIGSELAKKEGIEMTSRHWEVISWIQEQVKAGKALSVRGIKKSGVLDIKEFYALFPGGPLKLSTKIAGVPKPKSCI; from the coding sequence ATGGAACAAGTATTAGCAGGAATTAAGATCATTGTATCTGATGACGGATATTTAAGTGATTTTTCACAATGGAATAAAGGAATTGGGTCAGAATTAGCTAAAAAAGAAGGTATTGAAATGACAAGCCGTCATTGGGAAGTTATTAGTTGGATTCAAGAACAAGTAAAAGCAGGAAAAGCATTATCTGTTAGAGGAATTAAAAAAAGTGGCGTACTTGATATCAAAGAGTTTTATGCTCTTTTCCCTGGAGGACCTTTAAAATTATCAACAAAAATAGCTGGTGTACCAAAACCAAAAAGCTGTATTTAA